The region CCCAGCTGCACAGCATCGCGGCCAGGCAGGCCTCGAGCGCCGTCGGTCAGACGGGCTTGCCGAACGCGTAGCGATGATATTGCAGCGAGGTGCTCAACGGCGGGATCAGCGCCATCGCACGCTTCAGCGCGGCCATACCCGCACCGGTCCTCGAATAGGTGCTGGCGGTGAAAAAGTTTGCGGCAGCGAGCAATCGGATGTCGGGCAGCTTGTCCAGAATGTCCTGCGGGCGGTTGACGGCCCAGTACAGCGTCGAGCCCGACGTCCGCACCAGCGATTGGCTCTTCTGCGTCTTGATGGCCAGCCAGTTGAAGAAGTCGATCTGCAGTTCCCCGGTGCCGAACCGGTCGACGAAGCGACGCAGCAGATCGATGCCCTCGTCCTCGGTCAGGTACATGCTGATGCCCTCGGCGATCAGCAGGGTGGGGCGGTCAGCCGGAATCCGGTCCAGCCACGTGGGTTCGGTCGCCGGCGTCGCGATCAGCTCGTAATTGGGCCGGCTCGGGTAGATCTGCTCGCGCAGCGCGATCACCTCGGGGAAATCCACGTCGTACCACCGCACGTCGGGTCCCGGGTCGATCCGGAACACGCGACAGTCCAGCCCGCATCCCAGATGCACGACGGTGACTTCCCGGTGTGCGGCCAGGAATTCGCGCACCCAGATGTCGTACTGAGCGGTGCGCACGGTGAACAACGGAGCCCATTTCGGGGTG is a window of Mycolicibacterium chubuense NBB4 DNA encoding:
- a CDS encoding class I SAM-dependent methyltransferase; its protein translation is MNNKVAVNLSGPAKTMLSTLYLKALDADFARPVLGDRFAKDAIAKLDFDWSELEITPKWAPLFTVRTAQYDIWVREFLAAHREVTVVHLGCGLDCRVFRIDPGPDVRWYDVDFPEVIALREQIYPSRPNYELIATPATEPTWLDRIPADRPTLLIAEGISMYLTEDEGIDLLRRFVDRFGTGELQIDFFNWLAIKTQKSQSLVRTSGSTLYWAVNRPQDILDKLPDIRLLAAANFFTASTYSRTGAGMAALKRAMALIPPLSTSLQYHRYAFGKPV